A window from Prinia subflava isolate CZ2003 ecotype Zambia chromosome Z, Cam_Psub_1.2, whole genome shotgun sequence encodes these proteins:
- the LOC134564227 gene encoding terminal nucleotidyltransferase 5C-like, whose product MTEDLDHRFSYLTWDQIKILDQVLTEAIPIHGRGNFPTLEVKPKDIIHMVKEQLIEKQIHVRDIRLNGSTASHILVKHNGTSYKDLDIIFGVELPSEIEFQVVKEAVLNCLLDFLPKCVNKQKITAQTMKDAYVQKMVKVSTDHDRWSLISLSNNSGKNVELKFVSSLRRQFEFSVDSFQIILDSILAVYRASDQPLTQDCHPTIIAESMYGDFNQAMDHLKYKLISTRNPEEIRGGGLLKYSNLLVRDFKPADEAEIKSLERYMCSRFFIDFPDVAEQQRKIESYLRNHFIGEEKSKYDYLMTLRGVVNKSTVCLMGHERRQTLNMITILALKVLGEQNIIPNAANVTCYYQPAPYISDRSFSNYYIAHGQPPVFYQPYPFHIQLQSGMV is encoded by the coding sequence ATGACTGAGGACTTGGACCACAGATTCAGCTATCTCACCTGGGATCAGATCAAAATCCTGGATCAGGTTTTAACTGAGGCTATACCTATTCATGGCAGAGGAAATTTTCCAACCCTGGAAGTAAAGCCGAAGGATATAATCCATATGGTAAAGGAGCAGCTGATTGAGAAGCAGATCCATGTCAGGGACATCCGCCTGAACGGTTCCACTGCCAGTCACATCCTGGTGAAGCACAATGGCACCAGTTACAAGGACCTGGACATCATTTTTGGAGTGGAACTTCCCAGTGAGATTGAGTTCCAAGTCGTTAAGGAAGCAGTTCTCAATTGCCTGTTGGACTTCTTGCCAAAATGTGTTAACAAGCAAAAAATCACAGCTCAGACCATGAAAGATGCCTACGTGCAGAAGATGGTCAAAGTCTCCACCGACCACGACCGCTGGAGCCTCATCTCGCTGTCCAACAACAGCGGCAAGAACGTGGAGCTGAAGTTCGTCAGCTCGCTCCGGCGGCAGTTTGAGTTCAGCGTGGACTCCTTCCAGATCATCCTGGACTCCATCCTGGCTGTCTACAGAGCCTCAGACCAGCCCCTGACACAGGACTGTCACCCTACCATCATCGCCGAGAGCATGTACGGGGACTTCAACCAAGCCATGGACCACCTGAAATACAAACTGATCTCCACCAGGAACCCGGAGGAGATCAGGGGAGGCGGCCTCCTGAAGTACAGCAACCTCCTGGTCCGTGACTTTAAGCCGGCGGATGAGGCTGAAATTAAATCCCTTGAACGTTACATGTGCTCCAGATTCTTCATTGATTTTCCCGACGTTGCCGAGCAGCAGAGGAAGATCGAGTCCTACCTGCGCAACCACTTCATCGGCGAGGAGAAGAGCAAGTACGACTACTTGATGACCCTGCGTGGGGTGGTGAACAAGAGCACGGTCTGCCTCATGGGGCACGAGAGAAGGCAAACCCTCAATATGATCACAATTCTGGCTTTAAAAGTGCTCGGAGAACAAAACATCATCCCGAATGCAGCCAACGTCACGTGCTACTATCAGCCTGCTCCCTATATCAGTGACAGAAGCTTCAGCAACTACTACATTGCTCACGGACAACCACCTGTGTTCTACCAGCCGTACCCTTTCCACATACAGCTACAGAGTGGGATGGTGTAG